From the genome of Labrus mixtus chromosome 17, fLabMix1.1, whole genome shotgun sequence:
GTTTGCCTGGCATGTTGTggatttttaaatcacacaagtAAGATTGATGCGATGCTGTTTGGTGaaggtttataaaaaaaaatgattgccTCTgtccttctttctgttttctctttcaagGAAGTCAGCATGACAAAACCATCGTTGACCGGCGAGGATTTACTTTCTCATGAGGCGTAGCATTTTTGGCCCGTGCATCACCCATCTTCGTCAAAGCTGAATGTTGAATCACCCATGGATGTTTCCTGAGACACTTTCTCCGTCCTCAGTAACAGTCTGGCAGACGAAGAAGACATtacagacagactgagagccCATATGAGCAGATGAGTCACATATGAGTGATGTAACAATGTTTGGGACAGAGTCTTCTCACAGAATATGGAGCTAATTGGAGAAACAGAGtgggagaaaatgtttttttccaggctcTTGAGCATCGTACTTTCAATTTGCAAATGACAAAACTCGTTACAATCTCAGGCGGCGGAGAGGCAATGACCTAATTCAGATTAAATGACCTCATACTGATAAGTAGCCGGCCTCCTCATTGGGTGATGGAAAATAATCACAAATGGGCTCTTATCATAGAGGCTGGGGTGTGTGAGGTTACATGATATCTGCGTGGGGGTGTGTGGGGCTTTTTTATCTCAGCGGAGTGAGTTTTGATGCACTCTGTGATGTTGCGGCGTGGACTTCTAGCCTGGGTCTCCCGTGTTGGAGGCGTGCtggtgctgctctgctgctccctGTCGCTTCTTTACGTCATGACCTGCAGTCCGCCGCACTCTGACGACCCCATGTTGAGTCACGCCCTGCCCCGTGCTGGTCCCAACCATCCCAGCATGGGGGGCACAGGGCCGGGGATCGGAGCAGGAGGAGGCGGGACGGGCGGTGTCCGAGCCGGGGCTTCTCAAAGTGGAGGGCCCCCTGGTGCTCAGTCTTATCAGGCACTCCTCCAAGAGCGTGAGGAGCAGCACCGCCTACATATCTCCTCCTTGAAGAAGCAGATCGCTCAGCTCAAGGAGGCTTTGCAGGAGCGTAGCCAGCAGCTGAAAGGAGTGCAGGAGAGCCTGAAGAGAGGCGCAGGTGGTCCAGCAGAAGGACAGGAAGCTGGGGCTGGATCACAGGGAGGTGGTCTCGGGGAGGCTCAGGGAGCCAAGAGCCAGCAAACGGACCTCCAAGAGTTTTTGAGGAGTCAGCTGTCGAAAGCGGAGGTCACCGCTGGCTCTAGGTTGCCAAGCGAGTACGCGGTGGTGCCTTTTGAGAGTTTCACCCTGCAGAGGGTGTACCAGCTGGAGATGGGGCTGACTCGGCATCCTGAGGAGAAGCCCGTAAGGAAGGACAAGAGGGAGGAGCTGGGGGAGGTGCTGGAGATGGCCCTGCACAGCCTCAACACACCGTCGTCCCAGCAGGATGGCAAGAGTGCAGCAGGAAAGACTCAAGCCAGCAAAGTGTACTCACCATCTGACTTTATAGAAGGTGAGAAACGTCAACCCTTTcttcaataaaatgtattcaaatgtaaTGCAATGGTAAACACATTTGGAAGGAAATAAATGCTGTCTGGGAAAATATGTAGTGTTCCCACCTTAAATTAGCCCATAGCAGCTACTGCTTAATAAAACAATCAGTGATAACGCTTAGCCTCTCGATTAAACTCCACCCACAGTGGACTTTGAAGTAGGTTGGTGTCAGGTCTAATATTGGAAACCAAGAAGTAAATACATGGGCTGGAAACGGATGTACCATTGACATACAAAATATAGGGTACTGTGTGGTCCTAAGTGGGCTTTGTTCATGAATTATATGCCCTGCATGGATCCCATTAAGGGCCCTTCATCAATCCATATGGGCCAACCCCTATGGCGTCTCCGTGGAAACAGGGCCAAATTGGCTGAGCCACAGCAGGGTATCCAAGATGAGTCCAGATGCAACCAATTTGGGCCCAACATGAGCGAACCAGCTGGGTTCATGGTCTGGTTGATACAATGGTCAAGTCTAGCTTGAAGCACAAGACGTTAGAGCcggttcattttgtaaataacaGATTAACACAAAATTCATCACAATAGTTTATTGATCGATTAATCCCTTTGGTGATTTTGgacacaaatgtaaaaaaaaaaagttttggcctctctttgtcattttgttttgaacttttttattttacaaaataaaccaTTTTAAGATGAGACCTCACTTCGGTATCTAGGAAAAAGGGAAAAGcagttttaaaaacttttacattttacagactCACAGATTGTCATAATTAATAAATCCTTAATAATTAATATCATTCATTGAACCCTTGCAAGGCAGGAAGTTTAACCTATCACTGAGACTTTGATCTCTCTCTAACCAATGCAAAAGTGTTTTAGTGGTCTAAACATAAATAAGGTTTCATGCTTACAAGTTGCCTTCACTTGTCAGGGATGTTAATGTTGAACTGTGAACAGTTGTCAGTTGAAGTGCGTTAATAATGACATCACTCTCTGAATCTGTCCCGTAGataaacacagaacatttaTCGCAACACCGTAATtggataaacaaaaaaagtactTCCTAAACGTACTGTCTCAGAGACAAGGTTTCAAATTGAGAAGCAAACACATCCAACGTCAACCCTGGTTTACCTCTTTGTTTTGTGAATAAATCCCTGGAAGGTCAGaaatagatgtgtgtttgtgaagaagTATAGTAGGATTTCCTCGTAGTTTGTTCTGCACAGCCTCGATCACAACCTCAGGAAATGAACACAGCTGCTCCTCGTTGAAGTGCAGCATCTTTTCCAACACTGTGTTTcagtgtgcgtgcgtgcatgcctgagtgcatgtgtgtgtgcatgcacatgtgTGAATATCTCTGTGGTGGGTTGCTACTCTTTGAAGGTCACTCCTTTCTGCATCTGAGTGGGAGTAGGATTTAAAATGAGTAATAGGGGCACCTGGCTTGGAGGGAAATGAGCCATAGGTCAGGATATGGAGCCTCTTGCATGTGTATGAGGCTGTGTGTGGTCCGGGctaatgtatgtgtgtatctgacAGTCTTTTTAATAGATGTGCAAACATTTGTGTGTATCTAAACAACCTCtaaaatacttaaataaaacagcagtTAAGTGCAGCCCGCTTTTACCGACATAGCGACTCTCTCGCTGCTCATATTTGGCTCTTAATGCTCCTTAATGGATATTGATTTGGAGCAAATCTTGAACAAGCAGGAAGATTTATCCAACCAGCCAGACAAATGAAAGGCAGGCAAGATTGCCAGACTGACAAAAGCATCTTCAGGGAGCTTTCAGGGGCTGCATTAGCAGGCTAGTGAGCTGaaactgcacacaaacagaggaggTATGCAAAATGAGCTCTCCAGCCGCTCAATTCTGTCCTTAGAAAGGGACAGAAGAAAGGTTGTCACCATACCAGAATTTGAAACTTAAATATTATACTAGTAAAAATCTAATGACACAGCAACAAATATAGAAGACCTAGGCACCCAATCATTTAAGAAAAGGTTTTTAATGAccaaaaatcaatctttaaatAATACTTTATAATAATGATGCATAATACATTTGTGCAGTTTAAACTGCACAAATGTATTATGCAACATTTCAGAACTGAAAATGTGCCTAGTGTGCAATTAAGACAGAgttctctttcttttgctgGTGGCGTCTTTGGTTTGAAAATATGACTAAAGGGCTGTAATAATTCAAAAGCTTCATTTCAATATGATTTATCATTGAAGTAACATAGATTGTAGAAGTTTTAGAACACATGTTGACAAAACGTATCAAAGTATTGAAATGTTGAGTACCTCCGACAGAAGACTGCAGTAAGCTAGAAAGACAGGAACTGAGGCATTAAGTTGAACATGTTTGGCATATTTACTTAATGAAAGCTTATCGTGTAAGGAAATGAAACCACCCTTTGCTGGAAACATGCAAAACTTAGCAGGAAATCCTTAATTTCAAGTGACTATCAGAGAATATATCTTTGCCCACAGACTTCTTTCTGTTCCCTCTGACTTGCTTTTCACTTTCTTCTGTATTATCTGTCAGTCTGCTGTTTCTctgtcatcctctctctctctctctctctttctctttgaagGCCATGTCTCCTTCCAGTGTCTTCTTCTGTCTCCCAGTCTTGTTTCTCTCTGGCTTCACTTCTCACTTTTCTCTGtactgtttctcttttctttctgcccCCGCAGACCTCAGCGGTTCCATTTGCAAGTAATAATCCTTGTAATTGAAAAATAACTTCTCTCCTGAGGAGGAAGCTGATGTTGAGGCCTGCAACAAGAAAATTGGTGTGGATCACCAGAATAGCCTctctgtcagtttgtgtgtgtgtgtgtgttttatgtgtgcatTCAGTCGGGGCTCTCACCCCGGCAGCATCTGAGTGCATGGACAATGTCTCCAGTGGCCTCGAAAACCCCTCTTTTATTTTCCCACAAATCCCAAACAGTTTCAGGCTTGTCAAAGAGAGCAGACCTTAAGAATGATGAAGAAGCCtatgctaaaaaaaatgtttccttgaaaaatgtttattttacagatGATTTTCGGAGATAGATGTTTGAAAAAGAGCTCACAGGGAACAAAACATGACCTTCGGCACTTGCAAACACTGAAATCTCAAGAGATGTAAACAAAAGCAGCACTCTGGAGAAAACCAGCAAAATCActgcgaccccccccccccccccaaaaaaaagaagcttaacAAAAATGATGAGGAAGGCCATCATTAACTAGCAGTTATGTTGCTTGCAAATAAGCACGTTATTTTCAGCATGTAAAAACACTCAATAttgcatttttacaaaaaacacatgtttttgaCACGActtgatgtttctgtgtctcacctgtcaGGTATCACGCGTACAGAGAAGGACAAAGGGACGCTGTACGAGCTGACCTTCAGAGGGGAGTCCACTCATGAGTTCAGACGCCTGGTCCTCTTTCGCCCGTTCGGCCCTCTGATGAAGGTGAGAAACGAGAGAGTGGACACCGTCAACATCCCGATCAACATCATCGTCCCGCTGTCCAGGCGCACGGACAAGTTCAAACAGTTCATGCACAACTTCAGGTGAGATTCGACGGGTCAACCTTTTCTCAGATCTTTGAACGCTTCGGCTCTCTTTCAAGCTCTCAATTAGAAAGTcagacaaacataaacagaagaTTTTGAATTATTCAAGACAGATTCTTTGTGTCACAAGTAACTAattctggaaaaaaaggaaactcaaTTGGAATTTAAACCCAAGTTTCAACtccagttttacattttaattggGGAACTGGCAGACGGAGACAAGGAGTGGGAGAGATTAGAGGAAAGGAAATGAACATCAGAGAGGCTATTTTTGAAGGAACATGCAATTAAAATTTTGAAGCTGCATATGTAGTGTTATCAGTTAATTTATTTTGGTGCTGGTCGGCATAATAAGAATGTAAACAAATCAGAGTGAGGTATGAATGATTCAGACAAGGGTATGAATTAATGCAGTTTACAGAGCCTAGCTCATGTTCTCATTAAGTGAAGGTTTTATTCATAATCATACTTATTTTTCATCGATATTTCGAAtcttaaaagtacattttatttcaaatatttccagGCCAGTATGTGCAAGCAATAAAATGGTGAAGAATTTTCAATTTTGACAAACTATGAGAGGCGGATTGGCAGTACAATACCCATCAGCTTACAGTAAAACGCACTTTATTCAGCTGAGCAGTCTGTCACCATCAGTTTGGGAAACATCCTCCTTAGTGTCTGAtttattgtgctgctgctgctgcttatcACAGCTCTTTTTACATGATAAATCCTGCTTAGTAGCAGTGTAGCAGCCCATTAAAAGGCCCCCCTAGGCAGACTACCAGCAGCTGATATACAACGTGGCACAAAGTGTACTTACTTGAAAGAGTCGGCGAGTCGCTGAGCAAACATTTTACCCTCATCCATATTTAAGGACaaattgttgtgtgtgtgtgtgtgtgtgtgtgtgtgtgtgtgtgtgtgtgtgtgtgtgtgtgtgtgtgtgtgtgtgtgtgtgtgtgtgtgtgtgtgtgtgtgtgtgtgtgtgtgtgtgtgtgtgtgtgtgtgtgtgtgtgtgtgtgtgtgtgtgtgtgtgtgtgtgtgtgtgtgtgtgtgtgtgtgtgtgtgtttaggagaCGATAACGGTGAGTTGCTGCGTGTTTATCATATAATCTTTATTCACCTTTAGGCTGGGAAATAACAGCACTCGTGATGTACTGTGAAATGTCTCCCGAGTGCAGAATAAAGAGATAAAATGTGCGTTCACACACGCAGGCTGCAAACGATTTCAGACAGGCACTCTGAAGAGGAAATATTTCCCTTGcatcatgacattttttttttaacttttgtttagTTCATCTCTATATCTAGTTCCAGTGAAAAATGCCTCATCATCACAACTAAGAAAATCCTCTATTGATGCCGGCATTAAAAGAACATcttaaacacagcagcagcatctaTATTAAgtgtaaaataataatcatatt
Proteins encoded in this window:
- the csgalnact1a gene encoding chondroitin sulfate N-acetylgalactosaminyltransferase 1, which produces MHSVMLRRGLLAWVSRVGGVLVLLCCSLSLLYVMTCSPPHSDDPMLSHALPRAGPNHPSMGGTGPGIGAGGGGTGGVRAGASQSGGPPGAQSYQALLQEREEQHRLHISSLKKQIAQLKEALQERSQQLKGVQESLKRGAGGPAEGQEAGAGSQGGGLGEAQGAKSQQTDLQEFLRSQLSKAEVTAGSRLPSEYAVVPFESFTLQRVYQLEMGLTRHPEEKPVRKDKREELGEVLEMALHSLNTPSSQQDGKSAAGKTQASKVYSPSDFIEGITRTEKDKGTLYELTFRGESTHEFRRLVLFRPFGPLMKVRNERVDTVNIPINIIVPLSRRTDKFKQFMHNFREVCVRQDSRVHLTVVYFGKEQMSEVRSTLENTSREVNFKNYTLLQLDEEFSRGRGLDVGARAWKGGNVLLFFCDVDIYFTADFLNTCRLNTQPGKKVFYPVLFSQYNPTLIYGSPEHVPPVEQQLVIKKDTGFWRDFGFGMTCQYRSDFINIGGFDIDIKGWGGEDVHLYRKYLHSNLLVVRAPSRGLFHLWHEKQCADELPPDQYRMCMQSKAMNEASHGQLGMLFFRQEIEAHLRKQKIQHNSNPKKT